A region of bacterium DNA encodes the following proteins:
- a CDS encoding helix-turn-helix domain-containing protein encodes MTSEGSGPESHLPSDLLLTIQQAADLLGVSKNTIRRWCRNGLLECIRINSRGDRRFTRESLHAVLGPKRTGRPKSLEETESSHGAS; translated from the coding sequence ATGACTTCTGAGGGTAGTGGACCGGAATCGCACCTCCCCTCGGATTTGTTGCTCACAATTCAGCAAGCGGCGGATCTGCTGGGAGTCTCCAAGAATACGATACGAAGGTGGTGCCGCAATGGCTTGCTGGAGTGCATTCGTATTAACAGTAGGGGAGATCGCAGATTCACCCGAGAGAGTCTGCATGCGGTTCTCGGTCCAAAGCGAACAGGCAGACCGAAAAGTCTGGAAGAAACGGAAAGCAGTCATGGGGCGAGTTAA
- a CDS encoding YceI family protein: MRRVLLAVLCGFGVSVAGEMFTIVQGNVENLVTFTSDAPLEQVVGKTHMVTGYVSLPDGTSSGQAEIHLDLASLDTGLSLRNKHMRENHLETQIFPEAVFTLNTLFIPTGSLQPGERTAVKVSGALALHGVTREIAPETHLTLSNGGDELRIESSFSISLKDHQIKRPEFLVMKLADEQKIEVKLVARRSR; this comes from the coding sequence ATGAGACGAGTATTACTGGCCGTACTGTGCGGATTCGGAGTAAGTGTTGCCGGAGAAATGTTCACGATCGTGCAGGGCAACGTGGAGAACCTGGTCACGTTCACCAGCGACGCACCGCTTGAACAGGTCGTCGGCAAGACGCATATGGTGACAGGATATGTCTCCCTCCCTGACGGCACGTCCTCAGGTCAGGCTGAGATTCACCTTGACTTGGCATCGCTTGACACGGGCCTCAGTCTGCGCAACAAGCACATGCGGGAAAATCATCTCGAGACGCAGATATTTCCCGAGGCTGTTTTCACGCTCAACACGCTTTTCATTCCCACTGGAAGCCTGCAACCTGGCGAACGCACTGCCGTCAAGGTGAGCGGAGCACTTGCGCTGCATGGAGTGACGCGCGAGATTGCTCCAGAAACGCATCTTACTCTGTCAAACGGCGGCGATGAGCTCAGAATCGAATCCAGTTTCTCAATTTCGCTGAAGGACCATCAAATCAAACGCCCTGAGTTTCTGGTGATGAAACTCGCCGACGAACAGAAGATCGAAGTCAAGTTAGTGGCGAGACGTTCACGTTAG